Genomic window (Methyloprofundus sp.):
TTAGCGCGACCGTCAATGCAGCACCAATGGCTCCCATCAGGCTCAAGGTGGGTGTACCTAATAATAGACTGACAATCAACGCAAAATAACCTTGCTCTGGTAGAAAAAACATCATCGCAACGAGTGGTGAAATAATGGCTAAACAGAAACCGCTCACCAGCCAATGGGTCAATACTTTCGCTAAAACTAAAGTTAATAATGATTCAGAGCTTACCAACATTTGCTCTAAAGAACCATCTTCATAATCCGTTCGAAAAATACCATCTACCGATAATAAACAAGCTAGCAAGGCAGCAACCCAGATAACACCTGGTGCAACTTCTGATAGAAAAGTCGGATCAGGGCTGACACCTAAAGGAAACAAAACGGCGACCATTAGAAAAAAAGCCAGAGGATTGATAATGTCGTTACGGTGGCGAAAAACAAGTAATAAATCACGCTTTAAAGCAGCAAGTAAAAAACTCATGTGACTGCAACCTCATCCAAATTAATCGGACGTACTGTTTTTCCGGGAATAGCGAGGTCGTGATGGGTCGTCAGGATGACAGAGCCGCCTTCGTGTACATGATTAGCAATCAAAGCCTCTTTCTCACGCACGCCTTTTTTATCTAAAGCCGTAAATGGCTCATCTAAAATCCATAATGGGGCATTGCTTAAATATAAACGTGCCAAGCCGACTCGTCGCTGCTGCCCAGCCGAAAGGCTATGGCAAGGAACATCTTCGAAGCCAAACAAACCGACCTGTTGTAATGCTTCCATAATAGAGCATTTATTCAATCCTTTATCCAACTGTATCATCCATCGTAAATTTTCTTCAGGGGTTAATGCACCCTTTACACCCGCTAAGTGCCCCACATACAGCATTGCTTGATAATATTCGTCTCTTACATCATCTAAAGCACTACCTTGCCAAAATATGTCTCCGGTATATGCGTCAGATAGCCCACACAAAATACGTAATAAGGTTGTTTTACCACTCCCATTTTGACCAATAATCTGCACGACTTCAGCCATATTAATTTGCAATGTAAAATTTGCAAATAATACTCGTTCATCGCGTTCGCAAAATAATTTTTTTACTTCAAGTGTCATAGACAGTTTTGTGTCCCTTCAGATATTAAAGAACACGACAAATCACAATTCATTAATATATCACAATTTTCTAATTAAAGCCTTAGGAGCGAGAGCTTTATATGCCACTCGCCCCTTAAGGCTAAACTCTAACCTCATAGAAAAATAAGTAGAAAAAAAGAATTTTATTACTTATGCTAAGAATCCTTTCAACACCTACTAATTTACCCAAATGCTACTTTCTTCATATATTCTGTGTATACAGCTATGAAGTAATTAAATATTATTTTCTTCCATATTTATCTTCAAAACGTACTATATCATCCTCTCCAAGGTAACTACCTGACTGCACTTCAACCATTTCCAAAGGTATAACTCCCGGGTTTTCTAAACAATGCACGACACCTAGTGGAATATAAGTTGATTCATTCTCAGATAGCAATATTTGCTCTTCACCTTTACTAACTAATGCAGTACCTTTAACCACCACCCAATGTTCAGCCCTATGGTGATGTTTTTGTACTGATAGTTTAGCGCCTGGTTTCACGACAATACGTTTGGTCTTATGCCTTTCACCTTCATCAACCGAATCATAATGTCCCCAAGGTCGATATACTTTACGATGTAAATCTGCTTCGGTACGTTGTTCTTTTTTTAGAGTAGCAACAATTTCCTTAACATCTTGCACCCTATTTTTCGGAGCTACCATGACAGCATCATCGGTTTCGATGACCACCAGATCTTTAACTCCGATCACTGCAACCAATTTATTTTCAGAATGGATAAAAGAGTTTTCAGTATCTAAAGCAAGAATATCCCCAGTTAATGCATTACCATACTCATCTTTCTCGGTAACATCCCAAAGTGCCGACCATGAGCCTACATCATTCCAATTGGCATCCAATGGTATTACCACTGCCCTATCCGTTTTTTCCATCACCGCATAGTCAATCGAATCTGATGGGCACTGCGCAAATAGTTCTTTATTTATGCGCACAAAATCAACATCGGTTTCTGCTTTGGTAAAAGCCTTACGACAAACCTCCAACATCTCAGGTGCAAACTTCTCTAACTCTTCTAAATAACGACCCGCCTTAAACGCAAACATGCCACTATTCCAATAATATTCGCCACTGTCTACATAGCGTTGAGCAACAGTTGCATTTGGCTTTTCTACAAATTCAGCGACCTTAAATGCATTGGCAACTTTTTCATTGGCACGCTTAATATATCCATATCCTGTTTCTGCTACGGTAGGCACAATACCAAAAGTAACTAAATTACCGGCAGCAGCTAATTGCTCTGCTTTAATGACAGCCTCTTGAAAAGCAGGCACATCATTTATCACATGATCAGCAGGTAAAACTAATAAGATATCCTCACTATTCTTTACCGCTAATGCTGCCAAAGCAACAGCAGGTGCCGTATTTTTACCTATCGGCTCCAATATAATCGCATCAGGCTGAGCAGCAATCTCCCATAATTGTTCAGCCATCATAAACCGGTGAACTTCATTACACACTGCGATGGGTGCTTGTAAATCATTTATGCCGTTCAACCTCAAAACTGTTTCTTGCACCATGGTCTTATCCGACACTAATGATAGAAACTGCTTAGGATAAACGCCACGAGACAATGGCCATAATCTCGTCCCTGAACCACCTGAAAGAATAACTGGGATCATAATATTCCTTATCTATTTCCTAAAGGGCTAGTAGTTTACAAAACATTTAATAAAAAATAAATTATAATGTAATAAATAATATAGTGACTCAATATAATTTAGGTAAATGTATTGAACAATACGCAACTCAAAATATTAGATTTAAGTATCCCTTTTAAAAACTTAAATAATGAAGCATTAGAAATTATTGCTGAAAAATGTATCATTACATCTATCCAATCGGGCACTTCATTGTTCGAAGAGGATGACATTAGTGATGGCTTGTACATTATAGTTTCTGGGCTTATTGAAATTTCTAAAAACAATAAATCTAAAAAAATCTCCCGCAATCATACGGGGCAAACAATTGGCTCAATTACCCTTAGTAGGCTTAATAAACGCTCTGCCAGCGCATATGCCGTCGAACCAAGTACACTTATTAAGTTCCCTAGAACTGCTTTTGAGCAGTTAGCGCAACATCGCCCTGATATCACGCACACCATCGAACAAGCTCTCATCAATCGAACGCATCGTTTGCACTTAGGCTTTGTCATGCGCACCAATCCTATGTTTACCAACCTCCCACTTAAAGTGTTAGATGCTATTGAAAATATGGCACTGATAACGTTTGTCAAAAATGGAGACATTTTATGGGAGCAAGGTAACACATCAAGCTATTTTTATATTGTCATTACTGGCCGACTGCGTATTTGGCATAGCTCACCTACCAAAATTAAATCAGGCTTACAAAAAGAAATTGGTCCTGGAGAAACGGTCGGTGAACTAGGCACCATCACCAATGAAGCACGCAAAGCAGGCCTCCGGTCTCTACGAGATAGTACTATTGCCTGCATCACCCGAGAGCAATTAACCAAGTTATTAACTCAGTACCCTGAGGTAATGAATACCTTATTAGTCAGAATTGTTGCTCACCATTTTGAAGCATCCCACCCCAAACATGAACATGCTAAAAATGCATCGAATACCATCGCCTTAATCCCTATCAATGCAGGTGTATCAATCAGTAAAATAGGTCAAAATCTGGGTTTATCACTCTCAAAAACAGGAAAAACACTGGTTATTGATTCTGCCACAAATGACACCATGTTAGGCATTCCAGGCTTTTCACAGTCGCCATTAGATAATCATAAAAATACAACATTTTTTAACTGGTTAAATGATTTAGAATTTAAACACCAACATATTATTTTAATTGCCGATAACAGCTGCAGTAATTGGACTCGTCGTTGCGTGCATCAAGCTGACCATTTACTATTTGTTGCTAATAGTGATGCCTCACCTAGGTTAGGTTCGATAGAACACGAATTACTAACAACCGAAAATCATTTGGGTATTCGCAAAAGCCTATTGCTTATTCACCCCAAAGAAACTAAAGTCCCCAAAAACACTCAACTATGGCTATCACACCGAAAAATAGGCATGCATTACCACTTACGTCGAGACCATGAAAAAGATTTTGCTCGCTTAGCCCGTTTTTTAACTGGGCGCTCAGTGGGTTTAGTCTTAGGTGGCGGTGCAGCACGTGGATTTGCTCATATAGGTGTTTTACGTGCTTTAGAAGAAAAAAACATTCCAGTTGATTTAATTGGCGGTACCAGTATGGGGGCGCTTATTGCAGCGCAATACGCAATGCAAAAAGATTTAAAAAAAATCACTCGATCAACATTAAAGCTATGCTTAGCTGGCGATAAACTCACTATTCCATTAGTTTCTTTATATGAAGGCTTTAAAATGGCCAAAGGTTTAAAACATTTATTTCGCAACTCAGCTATCGAAGATTTATGGTGTCGCTTCTATAGCGTATCCTGCAACCTTAGTCGTGCTAAAGTCATGGTGCATGACTCTGGCCCTTTACTCGATGCGGTCACAGCCAGCAACATCCCTCCTGGATTGTTTCCTCCCAAAGTCGTCGATGGTGATTTATTAGTTGATGGTGCTTTATTAAACAATGTCCCAGTTGATATCATGACTCGTTACAATGAAGGTGGGCTACTCATTGCTGTCGATGTTAACCCCAAAGATGATCTGTTAGCTAATACCACATACGACGGTGGCTTATCTGGTTGGCAGGTACTAAAAAGCAAGCTCAATCCATTTAAAACAAAAATGCAAATACCCAGTATTTTAGACGTTCTAATGCGCTCAACTTCGATTGGAGGCTTAGCTCAACAAAAAAATGTGATGACAGGCATTGCTGATTTTTACCTATCTCCCCCTGTGGCTGATTATCCACTCCTAGCCTATAAAAATGCAGATAAAATCATTGAAGATAGCTACCAATATACCTTAAAACAAATTGCAAACTGGCAATTTAAGCTATAATTATTACTAATAACCTTAAATTCATCCAGATAATATAAAGTGAGTCAAAAAACATTAGCTCTTGCAACTAATCAACTAGACATTTGGCACGATCAAGCTGCATACCCTGAGAGTCCTATCTACAATATTGGTGGTAATTTAAGTATTTATGGTGCTGTTAATTACCGCATACTCAATCAGGCAATTCAGCAATTAGTACTAGAAAGTGATGTGTTACGCCTAAGTATTTCTCAACAAAACCAGAAAGTCACTCAATCATATGTTTCACATCAAGTAATTGATTTAGAGTTCCACGATTTCTCACACCATGAACATCCCAAAAATGTTACGAAAAATTGGCTAAATACTACTTTTGCAACCCCTTTTTCATTAACACAGGATAATGTGCTTTGGCACTTTGCTCTCATTAAAGAAAGCGAGCAAAAATATTACCTAATGACCAAATTTCACCACCTGATAGCAGATGGGTGGACTACCAAAATTGTTATAGAACGTCTATCAGAACTCTATAACGCACAATTGGAAAAACGCGCAGCTCCCCCCCCCTCCTCCCAATGTTATGCAAATTACATCGCTCAGGAGCAAGATTACCTCAGCTCGGAAAAGTTTAATAAAGATCAAGCATTTTGGTTAAAAGTATTTCCTTCATTACCAGTATCGCTTATTGAGCATACCTATAAAACTAAAAGATCGGGGGCTTTGCCAAAAGCAAATATTCAGCGCTTTCACCTCAAACGGGATTTCTACAACCAATTAAGCAAATTCGCTTTAGACCATAAAAGCACCATTTACCACCTATTAATTTGTGCTCTCACACTTTATTTTGCACGCATTACCCAAAAAGATCATATTGTCATTGGTACACCCAGCCTAAACCGTAGTGGTGCCAAGTTTAAAGAAGTATTGGGCATGTTTATAAGCTTATCTCCCCTATCACTTAAGATAGACTTAGAAAAAAATAGTATTGAGCTCCTTAAATTATGCGCTATCAACCTACGTGACACTTATCGCCATCAACGCTTCCCGTTAAACCTGATTAGTAAGCGACTGGAACTCATCAAAAATGGCCGTAATACATTATTTGATCTGGTCGTTTCCTTTGAAAAACAG
Coding sequences:
- a CDS encoding heme exporter protein B, translating into MSFLLAALKRDLLLVFRHRNDIINPLAFFLMVAVLFPLGVSPDPTFLSEVAPGVIWVAALLACLLSVDGIFRTDYEDGSLEQMLVSSESLLTLVLAKVLTHWLVSGFCLAIISPLVAMMFFLPEQGYFALIVSLLLGTPTLSLMGAIGAALTVALRKGGVLISLLVLPLYIPVLIFGAGTVQAGAMGLPIQGYLALLAAILVLSLMLAPFAISAALKISVRS
- a CDS encoding heme exporter protein A, with amino-acid sequence MTLEVKKLFCERDERVLFANFTLQINMAEVVQIIGQNGSGKTTLLRILCGLSDAYTGDIFWQGSALDDVRDEYYQAMLYVGHLAGVKGALTPEENLRWMIQLDKGLNKCSIMEALQQVGLFGFEDVPCHSLSAGQQRRVGLARLYLSNAPLWILDEPFTALDKKGVREKEALIANHVHEGGSVILTTHHDLAIPGKTVRPINLDEVAVT
- a CDS encoding mannose-1-phosphate guanylyltransferasemannose-6-phosphate isomerase; translation: MIPVILSGGSGTRLWPLSRGVYPKQFLSLVSDKTMVQETVLRLNGINDLQAPIAVCNEVHRFMMAEQLWEIAAQPDAIILEPIGKNTAPAVALAALAVKNSEDILLVLPADHVINDVPAFQEAVIKAEQLAAAGNLVTFGIVPTVAETGYGYIKRANEKVANAFKVAEFVEKPNATVAQRYVDSGEYYWNSGMFAFKAGRYLEELEKFAPEMLEVCRKAFTKAETDVDFVRINKELFAQCPSDSIDYAVMEKTDRAVVIPLDANWNDVGSWSALWDVTEKDEYGNALTGDILALDTENSFIHSENKLVAVIGVKDLVVIETDDAVMVAPKNRVQDVKEIVATLKKEQRTEADLHRKVYRPWGHYDSVDEGERHKTKRIVVKPGAKLSVQKHHHRAEHWVVVKGTALVSKGEEQILLSENESTYIPLGVVHCLENPGVIPLEMVEVQSGSYLGEDDIVRFEDKYGRK
- a CDS encoding NTE family protein — encoded protein: MNNTQLKILDLSIPFKNLNNEALEIIAEKCIITSIQSGTSLFEEDDISDGLYIIVSGLIEISKNNKSKKISRNHTGQTIGSITLSRLNKRSASAYAVEPSTLIKFPRTAFEQLAQHRPDITHTIEQALINRTHRLHLGFVMRTNPMFTNLPLKVLDAIENMALITFVKNGDILWEQGNTSSYFYIVITGRLRIWHSSPTKIKSGLQKEIGPGETVGELGTITNEARKAGLRSLRDSTIACITREQLTKLLTQYPEVMNTLLVRIVAHHFEASHPKHEHAKNASNTIALIPINAGVSISKIGQNLGLSLSKTGKTLVIDSATNDTMLGIPGFSQSPLDNHKNTTFFNWLNDLEFKHQHIILIADNSCSNWTRRCVHQADHLLFVANSDASPRLGSIEHELLTTENHLGIRKSLLLIHPKETKVPKNTQLWLSHRKIGMHYHLRRDHEKDFARLARFLTGRSVGLVLGGGAARGFAHIGVLRALEEKNIPVDLIGGTSMGALIAAQYAMQKDLKKITRSTLKLCLAGDKLTIPLVSLYEGFKMAKGLKHLFRNSAIEDLWCRFYSVSCNLSRAKVMVHDSGPLLDAVTASNIPPGLFPPKVVDGDLLVDGALLNNVPVDIMTRYNEGGLLIAVDVNPKDDLLANTTYDGGLSGWQVLKSKLNPFKTKMQIPSILDVLMRSTSIGGLAQQKNVMTGIADFYLSPPVADYPLLAYKNADKIIEDSYQYTLKQIANWQFKL